A single genomic interval of Nostoc commune NIES-4072 harbors:
- the secG gene encoding preprotein translocase subunit SecG — protein sequence MTVSNIVQGIWAFSATGLIILVLLHSPKGDGVGAIGGQAQLFSSTKSAENTLNRITWALTVIFLGLTVVLSAGWLPK from the coding sequence ATGACAGTTAGCAATATAGTGCAAGGCATTTGGGCGTTTTCCGCCACTGGTTTAATTATCTTAGTTTTACTGCATAGCCCTAAAGGTGATGGCGTTGGCGCTATTGGCGGACAAGCCCAGCTATTTAGCAGCACCAAGAGTGCAGAAAACACCTTAAACCGAATTACTTGGGCATTGACAGTAATTTTCCTCGGTTTAACAGTAGTTTTAAG